Proteins co-encoded in one Ictalurus furcatus strain D&B chromosome 9, Billie_1.0, whole genome shotgun sequence genomic window:
- the ppp1r13ba gene encoding protein phosphatase 1, regulatory subunit 13Ba isoform X5, with product MEWKHIEAVQEFTAEGQCSKIEVRSCLISWDSAQMGPPRVELTLSELQEMAVRQQQQIEAQQQMLMAKEQRLRYLKQQEPHQGPATPESEKLQRLRERVENQEAKLKKIRAMRGQVDYSKLINGNLSAEIEHVSSLFQEKQVELQQAVMKVEQLTQQLEELRNKRITESQPAGGSALELHKLYQELQMRNKLNQEQNSKLQQHKDMLNKRNLEVSMMDRRIEELRERLYRKKAELGRMSAPSSPQSVPITSGRVAAVFPYIQVPTVTGRQDGGYPLTPDPLKPHPVPAQISHTRSRSDVDRVRKPAGPWKVSDLDVVVNREVTLDPRDHPTPNDANWNMASLKAPDWKDTRQNPGKMAAGEKGSPKVLGTITTLSKHPPPIYGTYPSVGHHSTVCATNSLPRSAPGTLSWHRSSGSSSQQIQQRITVPPSPTSSAGSPVLPQSERSNDAPLAAAVRPFYTDRGSRPQSPRKGPATMNSSSIYHVYLQQPTAKNYQSSSTRAAVKAVYGKPLLPSSISSSPVPFQHQSSRDDSERESEPEITHSPQPSVENIPRPLSPTKLTPAHSPLRYQSDIDLEVLRRKLANAPRPLKKRSSITEPEGPNGPNIQKLLYQRFNTLAGGMETVTPFFQPDTALNLAGDVSDSVNGNVMAATKKAAIAPMPPPVSEPAPSPSPASDSNENRPAQTANRTEITETTDTTDPKEGPEDSHNNNRSSLDEHVQSTPEEKEDAEQNTVKRTNLKKPGSERTGHGLRVKFNPLALLLDASLEGEFDLVQRIIYEVENPSTPNDEGITPLHNAVCAGHYHIVKFLLDFGVNINAADSDGWTPLHCAASCNSVHLCKLLVESGAAIFATTISDVETAADKCEEMENGYVQCSQFLYGVQEKLGVMNKGTVYALWDYEAQSPDELSFRDGDALTVLKRRDESETEWWWARLNDKEGYVPRNLLGLYPRIKPRQRSLA from the exons ATGGGGCCTCCGCGTGTGGAGCTGACTCTGTCTGAGCTTCAGGAGATGGCCGTACGTCAGCAGCAGCAGATTGAGGCTCAGCAACAGATGCTCATGGCAAAG gagcaGCGTTTGCGCTATCTGAAGCAGCAGGAACCACATCAGGGCCCGGCCACGCCCGAATCGGAGAAGCTGCAGAGGCTGAGGGAGAGAGTGGAGAATCAGGAGGCCAAGCTGAAGAAGATCCGTGCCATGAGGGGGCAAGTGGACTACAGCAAGCTGATCAACGGAAACCTGT CGGCAGAGATTGAGCATGTGAGCAGTCTGTTCCAGGAGAAGCAGGTGGAGCTGCAGCAGGCCGTGATGAAGGTGGAGCAGCTCACACAGCAGCTGGAGGAACTGAGAAACAAACGCATTACAGAGTCACAGCCTGCAGGGGGCAGCGCCCTGGAGCTCCACAAACTGTACCAGGAgctgcag ATGAGGAACAAGCTGAATCAGGAGCAGAACAGTAAACTCCAGCAGCACAAGGACATGCTGAATAAACGCAACCTGGAGGTGAGCATGATGGACCGACGCATCGAGGAGCTGAGAGAGCGTCTCTACAGGAAGAAAGCTGAG TTAGGGCGGATGAGCGCTCCCTCATCCCCTCAGTCTGTTCCCATCACCTCTGGTCGCGTCGCAGCCGTGTTTCCCTACATCCAAGTGCCCACGGTGACTGGGAGGCAGGATGGAGGCTACCCTTTGACCCCCGACCCGCTTAAACCACACCCAGTTCCTGCCCAAATCAGCCACACTCGCTCCAGATCAG ACGTCGATAGAGTGAGGAAGCCTGCGGGACCGTGGAAGGTCTCAGACCTAGACGTCGTAGTCAACCGCGAGGTGACCCTTGACCCCAGAGACCATCCCACCC CAAACGATGCAAATTGGAACATGGCCTCTCTCAAAGCCCCGGACTGGAAGGACACGAGGCAGAACCCGGGAAAAATGGCTGCCGGTGAAAAG GGATCTCCTAAAGTACTGGGCACTATAACAACCTTGTCCAAACATCCGCCCCCAATCTATGGCACGTACCCCAGCGTGGGGCATCACTCCACCGTCTGTGCCACTAACTCTCTGCCCCGCTCAGCACCAGGCACTCTGTCCTGGCACAGATCCTCCGGTTCCTCATCGCAGCAGATCCAGCAGAGGATCACCGTCCCTCCGAGTCCTACGTCCTCGGCCGGCTCGCCCGTCTTACCCCAGAGCGAGAGAAGTAATGATGCCCCTCTGGCTGCAGCGGTTCGACCGTTTTATACGGACCGGGGGTCACGACCTCAGTCACCCCGGAAAGGTCCTGCTACAATGAACTCCAGCTCTATCTATCACGTTTACCTGCAGCAGCCAACGGCCAAAAACTACCAAAGCAGCAGCACCAGAGCTGCAGTCAAAGCAG tctATGGAAAGCCATTGCTGCCGAGCTCAATCTCCTCGTCCCCTGTTCCCTTCCAGCATCAATCCTCCAGAGACGATTCGGAGCGCGAGTCCGAACCCGAGATCACCCACAGTCCTCAACCCAGCGTGGAGAACATCCCTCGGCCCCTGAGCCCCACCAAGCTCACCCCGGCTCACTCGCCCCTGCGCTACCAGAGCGACATCGACCTGGAGGTGCTGAGGAGGAAGCTCGCCAACGCTCCTCGTCCTCTTAAAAAGCGAAGCTCCATCACCGAGCCTGAGGGTCCGAACGGTCCGAACATCCAGAAACTTCTCTACCAGCGCTTCAACACGCTCGCTGGAGGCATGGAAACGGTCACACCATTCTTCCAACCAGACACCGCCCTTAATTTAGCAGGCGATGTTTCTGATTCCGTTAATGGAAATGTAATGGCTGCAACTAAAAAAGCCGCCATAGCGCCAATGCCACCGCCTGTTTCAGAGCCcgcaccatcaccatcacccgCATCCGACTCTAACGAGAATCGACCGGCTCAAACGGCTAATCGTACAGAAATTACGGAGACTACAGACACCACCGATCCTAAAGAAGGTCCCGAGGACAGTCATAACAACAATCGGTCATCGTTAGACGAACACGTACAGTCCACGCCAGAGGAGAAGGAAGACGCGGAGCAGAATACG GTGAAGAGGACGAACCTGAAAAAGCCTGGGTCTGAGAGGACGGGTCACGGTCTCAGAGTGAAGTTTAACCCTCTGGCGCTGCTCCTGGACGCGTCCCTGGAGGGCGAGTTTGACCTGGTGCAAAGGATCATATATGAG GTGGAGAACCCCAGCACTCCGAATGATGAAGGCATCACGCCGCTGCACAACGCTGTGTGCGCTGGTCATTATCACATCGTGAAGTTCCTGCTGGATTTCGGCGTGAACATCAACGCAGCGGACAGCGACGGATG GACGCCGCTGCACTGCGCCGCCTCGTGTAACAGCGTACATTTGTGTAAGCTCCTGGTGGAGTCAGGGGCGGCCATCTTTGCCACCACTATCAGTGATGTGGAGACGGCGGCAGATAAGTGTGAGGAGATGGAGAACGGCTACGTGCAGTGCTCGCAGTTTCTCTACG GTGTGCAGGAGAAGTTGGGGGTGATGAATAAGGGGACAGTTTACGCTCTGTGGGATTATGAAGCTCAGAGTCCAGACGAGCTCTCGTTCCGTGATGGAGACGCTTTAACGGTGCTGAAGCGCAGAGACGAGAGTGAGACTGAGTGGTGGTGGGCCAGACTTAATGACAAGGAGGGCTACGTTCCACGGAATCTGCTTGGG
- the ppp1r13ba gene encoding protein phosphatase 1, regulatory subunit 13Ba isoform X6, producing the protein MDTICLRLKEFIDHQEQRLRYLKQQEPHQGPATPESEKLQRLRERVENQEAKLKKIRAMRGQVDYSKLINGNLSAEIEHVSSLFQEKQVELQQAVMKVEQLTQQLEELRNKRITESQPAGGSALELHKLYQELQMRNKLNQEQNSKLQQHKDMLNKRNLEVSMMDRRIEELRERLYRKKAELGRMSAPSSPQSVPITSGRVAAVFPYIQVPTVTGRQDGGYPLTPDPLKPHPVPAQISHTRSRSDVDRVRKPAGPWKVSDLDVVVNREVTLDPRDHPTPNDANWNMASLKAPDWKDTRQNPGKMAAGEKGSPKVLGTITTLSKHPPPIYGTYPSVGHHSTVCATNSLPRSAPGTLSWHRSSGSSSQQIQQRITVPPSPTSSAGSPVLPQSERSNDAPLAAAVRPFYTDRGSRPQSPRKGPATMNSSSIYHVYLQQPTAKNYQSSSTRAAVKAVYGKPLLPSSISSSPVPFQHQSSRDDSERESEPEITHSPQPSVENIPRPLSPTKLTPAHSPLRYQSDIDLEVLRRKLANAPRPLKKRSSITEPEGPNGPNIQKLLYQRFNTLAGGMETVTPFFQPDTALNLAGDVSDSVNGNVMAATKKAAIAPMPPPVSEPAPSPSPASDSNENRPAQTANRTEITETTDTTDPKEGPEDSHNNNRSSLDEHVQSTPEEKEDAEQNTVKRTNLKKPGSERTGHGLRVKFNPLALLLDASLEGEFDLVQRIIYEVENPSTPNDEGITPLHNAVCAGHYHIVKFLLDFGVNINAADSDGWTPLHCAASCNSVHLCKLLVESGAAIFATTISDVETAADKCEEMENGYVQCSQFLYGVQEKLGVMNKGTVYALWDYEAQSPDELSFRDGDALTVLKRRDESETEWWWARLNDKEGYVPRNLLGLYPRIKPRQRSLA; encoded by the exons ATGGATACGATTTGTTTACGGTTGAAAGAATTTATCGATCATCAG gagcaGCGTTTGCGCTATCTGAAGCAGCAGGAACCACATCAGGGCCCGGCCACGCCCGAATCGGAGAAGCTGCAGAGGCTGAGGGAGAGAGTGGAGAATCAGGAGGCCAAGCTGAAGAAGATCCGTGCCATGAGGGGGCAAGTGGACTACAGCAAGCTGATCAACGGAAACCTGT CGGCAGAGATTGAGCATGTGAGCAGTCTGTTCCAGGAGAAGCAGGTGGAGCTGCAGCAGGCCGTGATGAAGGTGGAGCAGCTCACACAGCAGCTGGAGGAACTGAGAAACAAACGCATTACAGAGTCACAGCCTGCAGGGGGCAGCGCCCTGGAGCTCCACAAACTGTACCAGGAgctgcag ATGAGGAACAAGCTGAATCAGGAGCAGAACAGTAAACTCCAGCAGCACAAGGACATGCTGAATAAACGCAACCTGGAGGTGAGCATGATGGACCGACGCATCGAGGAGCTGAGAGAGCGTCTCTACAGGAAGAAAGCTGAG TTAGGGCGGATGAGCGCTCCCTCATCCCCTCAGTCTGTTCCCATCACCTCTGGTCGCGTCGCAGCCGTGTTTCCCTACATCCAAGTGCCCACGGTGACTGGGAGGCAGGATGGAGGCTACCCTTTGACCCCCGACCCGCTTAAACCACACCCAGTTCCTGCCCAAATCAGCCACACTCGCTCCAGATCAG ACGTCGATAGAGTGAGGAAGCCTGCGGGACCGTGGAAGGTCTCAGACCTAGACGTCGTAGTCAACCGCGAGGTGACCCTTGACCCCAGAGACCATCCCACCC CAAACGATGCAAATTGGAACATGGCCTCTCTCAAAGCCCCGGACTGGAAGGACACGAGGCAGAACCCGGGAAAAATGGCTGCCGGTGAAAAG GGATCTCCTAAAGTACTGGGCACTATAACAACCTTGTCCAAACATCCGCCCCCAATCTATGGCACGTACCCCAGCGTGGGGCATCACTCCACCGTCTGTGCCACTAACTCTCTGCCCCGCTCAGCACCAGGCACTCTGTCCTGGCACAGATCCTCCGGTTCCTCATCGCAGCAGATCCAGCAGAGGATCACCGTCCCTCCGAGTCCTACGTCCTCGGCCGGCTCGCCCGTCTTACCCCAGAGCGAGAGAAGTAATGATGCCCCTCTGGCTGCAGCGGTTCGACCGTTTTATACGGACCGGGGGTCACGACCTCAGTCACCCCGGAAAGGTCCTGCTACAATGAACTCCAGCTCTATCTATCACGTTTACCTGCAGCAGCCAACGGCCAAAAACTACCAAAGCAGCAGCACCAGAGCTGCAGTCAAAGCAG tctATGGAAAGCCATTGCTGCCGAGCTCAATCTCCTCGTCCCCTGTTCCCTTCCAGCATCAATCCTCCAGAGACGATTCGGAGCGCGAGTCCGAACCCGAGATCACCCACAGTCCTCAACCCAGCGTGGAGAACATCCCTCGGCCCCTGAGCCCCACCAAGCTCACCCCGGCTCACTCGCCCCTGCGCTACCAGAGCGACATCGACCTGGAGGTGCTGAGGAGGAAGCTCGCCAACGCTCCTCGTCCTCTTAAAAAGCGAAGCTCCATCACCGAGCCTGAGGGTCCGAACGGTCCGAACATCCAGAAACTTCTCTACCAGCGCTTCAACACGCTCGCTGGAGGCATGGAAACGGTCACACCATTCTTCCAACCAGACACCGCCCTTAATTTAGCAGGCGATGTTTCTGATTCCGTTAATGGAAATGTAATGGCTGCAACTAAAAAAGCCGCCATAGCGCCAATGCCACCGCCTGTTTCAGAGCCcgcaccatcaccatcacccgCATCCGACTCTAACGAGAATCGACCGGCTCAAACGGCTAATCGTACAGAAATTACGGAGACTACAGACACCACCGATCCTAAAGAAGGTCCCGAGGACAGTCATAACAACAATCGGTCATCGTTAGACGAACACGTACAGTCCACGCCAGAGGAGAAGGAAGACGCGGAGCAGAATACG GTGAAGAGGACGAACCTGAAAAAGCCTGGGTCTGAGAGGACGGGTCACGGTCTCAGAGTGAAGTTTAACCCTCTGGCGCTGCTCCTGGACGCGTCCCTGGAGGGCGAGTTTGACCTGGTGCAAAGGATCATATATGAG GTGGAGAACCCCAGCACTCCGAATGATGAAGGCATCACGCCGCTGCACAACGCTGTGTGCGCTGGTCATTATCACATCGTGAAGTTCCTGCTGGATTTCGGCGTGAACATCAACGCAGCGGACAGCGACGGATG GACGCCGCTGCACTGCGCCGCCTCGTGTAACAGCGTACATTTGTGTAAGCTCCTGGTGGAGTCAGGGGCGGCCATCTTTGCCACCACTATCAGTGATGTGGAGACGGCGGCAGATAAGTGTGAGGAGATGGAGAACGGCTACGTGCAGTGCTCGCAGTTTCTCTACG GTGTGCAGGAGAAGTTGGGGGTGATGAATAAGGGGACAGTTTACGCTCTGTGGGATTATGAAGCTCAGAGTCCAGACGAGCTCTCGTTCCGTGATGGAGACGCTTTAACGGTGCTGAAGCGCAGAGACGAGAGTGAGACTGAGTGGTGGTGGGCCAGACTTAATGACAAGGAGGGCTACGTTCCACGGAATCTGCTTGGG